The Besnoitia besnoiti strain Bb-Ger1 chromosome IV, whole genome shotgun sequence genome contains a region encoding:
- a CDS encoding hypothetical protein (encoded by transcript BESB_056610), translating into MQEQGSGLPGVPAPASGNQTSAQSSTGPDHEPVSRQTPAAAALLASSSPHASPKSRESSLCGLSRFADTVDATGADARTEESRRETLAVAAASRAHELKLRHPASDDGLQVSSSMETTASRGAASSAGAGARQSLPASAGSTRDLEFSRADPFEAVRRSTAAAALERSAAALCLSSTGQRPCDPTRGGAPGGLPANGTRGASSSSSSSYSSSSSSSSSSSSSSSSSSSSSSSSSFARVPERGSGARSSSAVAGGGRMALRVAAASEGSVTVVDEGTGTLPSDWVRQLQRQAVRPTPILRLRVHPETGEVITAGETSEGPSDASPEGAETPSLPVAASPSASTAAPSPGRGHEGRRGAGTRGRMSQSGRLGLLVHSGSASPALPTALETLERFRFRSSSAFGRGASQGFSGERVFERDTYTDTVNSSEDSGLTWGEKKAKDGSWREKWMQQTMDEVDDEKKEQGEEADDAEARRTRRTRRRTFGQNHGINESRRERWTERWDELEGRRRTVEKAVQQLDENGNVVQEWFEVTEQNLETGETKVTKAGEDLREYFGALTGPPSPRDEGAYDDDEEPFSRLRRGSALEENAGTGSLRPRPKGRRARLARRWKEEGRRRVCAETGEEIERSDAFEETQAGRQRGRRRRRDGKTGQEETEVWYRSFDVDTEQTLETWDERWVENENGEKWGEKKGVNTQKEEWGEKWRENADGEREVDRWARTEDGRRRWGEKKGRGRPKKTIGKDQRLDGVEAVEETTPEDYTERWEIEHRGDSYVSFSDRWWERPEEGRRWGEKKQVTHCALWRIQRDGSDAEQSPEEPSERVVELNEKWYDNGTEKTVDEWQTELLLKNPSPASETGPRRILREVKSGRKHTERYADGTQWGENWQEARTTASSPAGGESEVERLSDEGVVSRYVTVQIRTPDGHFEVRNVEASAPVLRLAATGRDNWWREPHGNSWGEKVYRDLEDGGEQHERWYDNGNERQVDRWRVAADGSRTGEKFGSKTDGTEWRETWGRDSTGEDQGNSWIEKSWKERNPKGEGVNEWGETQGSEGVKRWSQKWWKKEGWHGGDEFTEKWEDDGQGNKHTLKQGSTWKYHDGGREVTDWFEDKFGEVEHLQEKWAFKQGRNASGDHWLEKWNERPEEKTATKSGSNARGDEWSEQWRETFDASGEKNMTWAEKTGRNAQGDSWYETWLERRSNWKMALKEGRNARGEEWQEKWGEDLREDGSGEKWCQKWATDHAGNRHGKSWGDRWGRGGKGGHRWGEEWSNDDVHKWWHDTDGRPEGC; encoded by the exons ATGCAGGAGCAGGGCAGCGGACTTCCGGGCGTGCCTGCCCCTGCCAGTGGGAACCAGACTTCCGCTCAAAGTTCTACGGGTCCTGATCATGAGCCTGTGTCCCGCCAGACaccggcggccgctgccctgCTAGCGAGCAGCTCTCCCCATGCATCGCCCAAATCTCGAGAAAGCTCGCTTTGCGGGCTATCGCGTTTCGCCGATACAGTTGATGCGACTGGTGCTGACGCACGCACGGAAGAAAGCCGACGCGAGACCttggctgtcgctgctgcgtcgcgcgcgcacgAGCTGAAATTGCGTCATCCAGCCTCAGACGATGGGCTGCAGGTTTCGTCCTCGATGGAGACGACCGCGAGCCGCGgtgctgcctcctccgcaggggccggcgcgcggcagtcTCTACCAGCTAGCGCGGGCAGCACGAGAGACCTAGAGTTCAGCCGCGCCGACCCTTTTGAGGCCGTCCGCAGGTccacagcggccgccgcgctcgagcgttctgctgctgcgctgtgCCTGTCCTCGACGGGGCAGCGGCCCTGCGACCCCACGAGAGGGGGAGCCCCTGGCGGTCTGCCGGCGAACGGAACCAGgggcgcctcgtcctccagcTCTTCGTCTTAcagctcttcgtcctccagctcttcgtcctccagctcctcgtcttccagctcctcgtcttccagctcctcgtcttcgttcgCGCGAGTCCCGgaacgcggcagcggcgcgagatCGAGCTCGGCGGtagcgggcggcgggcggatGGCGCTGCgggtcgccgcagcctctgaaGGCAGCGTGACGGTCGTGGACGAAGGAACCGGCACCCTGCCCAGCGATTGGGTTCGACAGCTCCAGCGGCAGGCGGTGCGCCCGACCCCtattctgcgtctccgcgtccacCCCGAGACAGGCGAGGTGATCACCGCCGGCGAGACGAGCGAAGGCCCTAGCGACGCCAGCCCCGAGGGAGCGGAAA CTCCTTCGTTGCCAGTggcagcgtcgccgtcggcgtcgacAGCCGCCCCGTCGCCAGGCCGAGGCCATGAAGGTCGCCGTGGTGCAGGAACGCGAGGTCGCATGTCTCAATCAGGGCGCTTAGGACTGCTCGTTCATTCCggctcggcctcgccggcaCTGCCCACGGCTTTGGAGACTCTTGAGCGATTCCgcttccgcagcagcagcgcgttcGGCCGCGGGGCTTCGCAGGGCTTCTCGGGGGAGAGAGTGTTTGAAAGAGACACCTACACGGACACCGTGAACAGCAGTGAAGACAGTGGCTTGACCTggggggagaagaaggcgaaagacGGCAGCTGGCGAGAGAAGTGGATGCAGCAGACGATGGACGAAGTCGACGATGAGAAGAAGGAacaaggcgaagaggcggacgacgcagaagcaaGACGAACGAGGAGAACGCGGAGAAGGACTTTTGGACAGAACCACGGGATCAATGAgagcagaagagaaag GTGGACGGAGCGCTGGGATGAACTCGAGggccggcgacgcacagTGGAGAAAGCCGTTCAGCAGTTGGACGAGAACGGGAACGTGGTGCAGGAGTGGTTCGAAGTGACTGAGCAGAACCTGGAGACGGGCGAGACAAAGGTCACGAAGGCTGGCGAAGACTTGCGGGAGTATTTCGGCGCCTTGACTGGACCGCCCAGTCCCCGCGACGAGGGAGCTTACGACGATGACGAAGAACCGTTCAGTCGTTTGCGCCGAGGTTCTGCGCTTGAGGAGAACGCAGGAAccggctcgctgcgcccgcgccccaAAGGGAGAAGAGCGCGACTCGCCCGGCGGTGGAAAGAggaggggcgccggcgcgtctgcgccgagaCTGGCGAGGAGATTGAGCGCTCGGATGCTTTCGAGGAGACTCAGGCAGGACgccagagaggaaggcgaagacgccgcgatGGAAAGACAGGACAAGAGGAGACTGAAGTGTGGTACCGGTCGTTCGATGTCGACACCGAGCAGACCCTCGAGACTTGGGATGAGCGATGGGTGGAAAACGAGAACGGAGAAAAGtggggagagaaaaaaggcgtCAACACCCA GAAGGAAGAGTGGGGAGAGAAGTGGCGCGAAAACGCcgacggagagcgagaggtCGACCGCTGGGCTCGCACTGAAGACGGCCGAAGGAGGtggggcgagaagaagggcagAGGGAGGCCGAAGAAAACTATTGGCAAGGACCAGAGGCTCGACGGCGTGGAAGCTGTCGAGGAAACCACTCCTGAGGACTACACAGAAAG GTGGGAGATTGAGCACCGAGGGGACAGCTACGTCTCGTTCTCAGATCGCTGGTGGGAGAGACCGGAGGAGGGCAGACGGtggggcgagaagaagcaggtGACGCACTGCGCTCTTTGGCGGATACAGAGAGACGGCAGTGACGCAGAACAAAGCCCAGAGGAGCCTAGCGAGAGAGTGGTG GAACTGAATGAGAAGTGGTACGATAATGGGACGGAAAAGACCGTCGATGAATGGCAGACGGAGCTGCTTCTCAAGAACCCCTCGCCAGCATCAGAGACCGGCCCTCGCCGCATTTTGCGAGAG GTCAAGTCAGGGCGCAAGCACACCGAGCGGTACGCGGACGGCACGCAGTGGGGCGAGAACTGGCAGGAGGCACGGAcgacggcctcgtcgcctgcgggaggcgagagcgaggtgGAGCGACTCAGCGACGAGGGAGTCGTTTCGCGTTACGTCACTGTGCAGATCCGG ACCCCGGACGGGCATTTTGAAGTGCGCAACGTGGAGGCATCGGCTCCGGTGCTTCGTCTGGCCGCGACGGGGCGCGACAACTGGTGGCGCGAGCCCCATGGCAACTCCTGGGGAGAAAAAGT GTATCGCGACTTGGAGGACGGCGGGGAGCAGCACGAACGGTGGTACGATAACGGCAACGAGCGTCAAGTCGACCGATGGAGGGTTGCCGCTGACGGCTCGAGGACAG gcgagaagtTCGGCTCTAAAACAGACGGGACAGAGTGGCGCGAGACGTGGGGTCGCGACTCCACCGGCGAGGACCAGGGCAACTCCTGGATCGAGAAAAGCTGGAAAGAGCGAAACCCCAAGGGCGAGGGCGTGAACGAGTGGGGCGAGACTCAGGGCTCCGAAGGCGTCAAGAGGTGGTCGCAGAAATGGTGGAAGAAAGAGGGTTGGCATGGAGGAGACGAATTTACCGAGAAATGGGAAGACGACGGCCAAGGAAACAAGCATACGCTAAAACAAGGCTCCACGTGGAA ATACCACGATGGCGGCCGAGAGGTGACAGACTGGTTTGAGGACAAGTTTGGGGAAGTGGAGCACTTGCAGGAGAAGTGGGCTTTCAAGCAGGGCCGCAACGCGTCAGGCGACCACTGGCTAGAGAAGTGGAATGAGAGGCCCGAGGAGAAAACCGCGACAAAGTCCGGATCCAACGC gagaggcgacgaatGGTCCGAGCAGTGGAGGGAGACATTCGATGCGAGTGGAGAAAAGAATATGACGTGGGCAGAGAAAACAGGACGAAATGCTCAG GGCGATTCGTGGTACGAGACGTGGCTCGAGCGCCGATCGAACTGGAAGATGGCGCTGAAAGAGGGGCGCAACGCACGGGGCGAAGAGTGGCAGGAAAAGTGGGGCGAAGACCTCCGGGAGGACGGCTCCGGCGAAAAGTGGTGCCAGAAGTGGGCGACGGACCACGCAGGCAATCGCCACGGCAAGAGCTGGGGCGACCGCTGGGGTCGCGGCGGAAAGGGGGGCCACCGCTGGGGCGAGGAGTGGTCGAACGACGACGTGCACAAATGGTGGCACGACACGGACGGCAGGCCCGAGGGCTGCTGA
- a CDS encoding zinc finger, c2h2 type domain-containing protein (encoded by transcript BESB_056620) produces MHGHLRAQGWLLPTVLLQGAKLDQFAAAARGFRYRLTVRHNAASELQNGAHQVLQSSPPVPDIPGGLSGPRAVSLAEAASEEFFPPQRKGQPACSRSKIPSGRGTAKGGMEEGGVKKAMADKEFLSPQSPSAVQAGLVESGCAFGKEVATPSSTSTSALDSSSHPRSPTSSLAQSPKQPPHAFVCSLSSSKGTDGAEFSFSVAGVTAFSTAPSRCFSSGGGSPPFSFSPSASSLGEVAGVSADLVLPSRKQADPFEECNSFLRGSTDRPSPPEALACAGNSGAPNGARSSGSPEACVRKCPGGVDAEGAVEAGCGAGAPGSRQRRDEEATLSPSSGQNSVEATSAPFEGVPEQPSKSVWQLTQELMERFAHLEARGREDAASRSGGGVAEDTRWEAASLSMDKARHRSASGLGLQSSVQSDKAEPLHPSHVQDSRFLSLLKQIQQCLRMSSPSGAPAGGHYTSAMEEWTSDTPFKAVEAPSAGCDATTPERKMKQSAVEESRMQKEAMLAKEQQGRQLRIATKHDAIWHLSDLVQVAANTGTAKASKLGPTEDAERGESELAPPLKGNRPHIDAFAADTRHKDGVAQTPGVAVGSESPSDSQDDDFDWYTHTMAKQRRRKSSTSCSEGSRQYGENGSFSFEKNHLKGHSADLGPNMETTEQLFFTPTRSVGCRTGESCVASAHGEERDSAGIVPKSAPAAFSADEDRADDKTPIRDIIRTFLSRHFTEGSASTPSSSVSRHSSPAASLPPLPASPLLSSAGDILMADMELSLSTGRLASPTQCGKASEEKRSAAVARQPASRSVAADGCSGYASFSPALSAAESAMEIASGQAQQPSGMLPASGDNVRGVRREAKHPKGLLDALDLPAKEPCRDERDSSPPSVSLLLSFLLTARAEKHQEEQRMFLAGLQTACAVLRGREASAASDASGPSSWLPAIMANVTSRPDGKLEKSAAPASRCSQRSVLCQGSTLAPCETRRGSRSPARESAIPRPPTKLLSRPDRFLTTPALVLTGSDAPVEAGAAYPLPAISGLSGESKGLAPSTPERQKESRGSRRSSVSACEDDARRSRGDSSSSERVPSPFSQPSEKEGSPNSLYAQRRVSGSPFTKYEGRASERVAGTGISSVCRRRRDSNTDSHTESALLPSSAEISLTRKRRQDFAEATQIGELYNTNAKRKALLSSAKMSARSEVGVAEPRTLLTTACFAGHPQGLDELSALFQCGVPQKVMEGIDARVGTKSAFVSEGRPSEGVISSGAKQTEISQFPVKNAETNVRLWRFPAAAGFASKDTAAMWAQGNRRERVSPSGLETHIPTERGFTESGKTQTASGTGEKRGHRPTAKKERSEGRVYACPLCHGSFSRNYNLHHHMRAVHEGAKPFVCPICQKTFSYKRGNLEQHIQAVHRGQKPFQCKICNRTFSQKGNLSQHIQAVHAGNRPFQCPQCARAFSRKSHLHRHVTSLKHFGPGSPVATEESSQDTAAAVHFESAAAARVVDSAI; encoded by the exons ATGCATGGGCATCTTC GTGCGCAGGGCTGGCTGCTGCCGACGGTTCTGCTTCAGGGAGCCAAGCTAGACCAgttcgcggcagctgcacgcgGGTTCCGCTACCGCCTCACGGTGCGACACAACGCG GCTTCCGAGCTGCAGAACGGCGCTCACCAGGTTCTTCAGAGCTCGCCGCCAGTACCGGACATCCCCGGCGGCCTTTCTGGTCCCCGTGCGGTGTCTCTTGCTGAAGCGGCGTCGGAAGAATTTTTCCCGCCTCAGCGAAAAGGACAACCCGCCTGTTCCCGGAGCAAAATACCCAG CGGGAGAGGCACAGCAAAGGGAGGAatggaggagggaggcgtcAAAAAAGCCATGGCGGACAAGGAGTTTCTGTCCCCCCAGAGCCCATCAGCTGTCCAGGCAGGCCTCGTGGAGTCGGGCTGTGCGTTTGGCAAGGAGGTGGCGACGCCAAGTTCCACTTCGACGTCTGCACTGGACAGTAGCTCGCATCCGCGTTCGCCCACCAGCTCTCTAGCTCAGAGTCCGAAACAGCCGCCTCACGCATTCGTGTGCTCGCTTTCGTCTTCGAAAGGCACAGATGGAGCCGAGTTCTCGTTCTCGGTTGCGGGTGTGACTGCATTTTCCACAGCGCCGTCACGCTGCTTCTCATCCGGGGGCGGCTCACcgcccttctccttctccccgtctgcgtcctcgctcggGGAGGTGGCTGGCGTGTCTGCAGACCTCGTTCTTCCGAGTCGGAAGCAGGCGGATCCTTTCGAGGAGTGCAACAGCTTTCTGCGCGGTTCAACAGACCGGCCTAGCCCTCCCGAGGCGTTGGCGTGCGCAGGCAACTCTGGGGCGCCGAATGGCGCACGGTCTTCTGGCTCACCTGAGGCCTGCGTGCGGAAATGCCCAGGGGGAGTGGATGCCGAAGGCGCGGTGGAAGCTGGGTGCGGCGCTGGGGCTCCCGGATCTAGGCAGAgacgagacgaagaagcaacgTTGAGTCCCTCCAGCGGCCAGAACAGCGTAGAGGCGACAAGCGCCCCTTTTGAAGGCGTTCCTGAGCAGCCCTCCAAAAGCGTTTGGCAGCTCACGCAGGAGCTGATGGAGCGGTTCGCGCACCTGGAGGCACGAGGGCGggaagacgcagcgagcagatcaggaggaggcgtcgcggaAGACACGCGCTGGGAAGCCGCCTCACTTTCGATGGACAAGGCTCGACACAGATCTGCGTCGGGACTAGGCCTGCAAAGCAGCGTGCAGTCCGACAAGGCAGAGCCGTTGCACCCTTCCCACGTGCAAGACTCGAGGTTTCTGAGTCTGCTGAAGCAGATTCAGCAGTGCCTGAGGATGTCTTCGCCAAGTGGGGCCCCTGCAGGAGGGCATTACACGAGTGCGATGGAGGAGTGGACCAGCGACACGCCGTTCAAGGCAGTCGAGGCACCGTCCGCAGGGTGCGACGCTACGACACCCGAACGAAAAATGAAGCAGTCTGCTGTGGAGGAAAGCCGCATGCAAAAGGAAGCTATGCTTGCGAAGGAACAGCAAGGGCGCCAACTCCGGATAGCGACTAAGCATGATGCTATCTGGCATCTTTCCGACTTGGTGCAAGTGGCAGCCAACACGGGCACCGCGAAGGCTTCAAAGCTTGGGCCTACAGAAGatgcagagcgaggcgaatCAGAACTAGCGCCTCCTCTGAAAGGAAACCGCCCCCATATAGACGCGTTCGCCGCCGACACGAGGCATAAAGATGGTGTCGCACAAACCCCAGGAGTTGCCGTCGGAAGCGAGAGTCCCTCAGATTCCCAAGATGATGACTTCGACTGGTATACGCACACAATGGcaaagcagagaagacgaaagagcAGCACAAGCTGCTCAGAGGGGAGCCGTCAATATGGCGAGAACGGTAGTTTTTCGTTTGAGAAAAACCATCTGAAGGGACACTCAGCCGACTTGGGGCCCAACATGGAAACAACCGAGCAACTGTTCTTCACACCCACGAGATCCGTGGGATGCCGCACAGGCGAGTCATGCGTGGCGTCTGCTCATGGAGAGGAACGAGACAGTGCCGGAATCGTGCCTAAAAGCGCTCCTGCGGCGTTTTCAGCTGACGAAGACCGTGCAGATGACAAGACACCTATTCGTGACATAATCCGCACATTTTTGTCAAGGCACTTCACAGAAGGGTCTGCTTcgacgccttcctcttctgtaTCACGGCACAGCAGCCCAGCGGCGTCACTTCCACCGCTCccagcctcgccgctgctctcctccgccggggATATCCTGATGGCTGACATGGAACTCTCTCTTTCAACTGGGCGTCTGGCGAGTCCCACGCAATGCGGGAAGGCCTCAGAGGAGAAGCGTTCTGCGGCCGTAGCTCGCCAGCCGGCATCTCGCAGCGTAGCTGCCGATGGCTGTTCTGGCTATGCCTCGTTCTCGCCTGCCCTGTCGGCTGCCGAGTCTGCAATGGAAATTGCCTCAGGTCAAGCACAGCAACCCAGTGGGATGCTCCCTGCCTCCGGTGATAATGTTCGCGGCGTTCGACGAGAAGCAAAACACCCTAAAGGGTTGTTGGACGCTTTGGATTTGCCTGCGAAGGAACCTTGCAGAGACGAGCGTGACTCCTCCCCGCCGTCGGTCTCTCTCCTACTTTCATTCCTCCTCACCGCGAGGGCCGAGAAACACCAAGAGGAACAAAGAATGTTTCTTGCGGGTCTGCAGACCGCGTGCGCCGTTTTGCGTGGAAGAGAGGCCAGTGCGGCTAGTGACGCGTCTGGGCCTTCTTCCTGGCTTCCTGCCATCATGGCGAATGTGACTTCGCGTCCCGACGGGAAGCTGGAAAAGTCTGCGGCACCCGCATCACGCTGCTCACAGCGTAGCGTACTCTGCCAGGGCTCTACTCTTGCCCCTTGCGAGACTAGGAGAGGTTCccgctctccagcgcgcgagTCAGCCATCCCGCGGCCACCTACCAAGCTCCTTTCCAGACCAGATCGATTTTTAACAACACCAGCGCTTGTACTCACGGGCTCAGACGCGCCGGTAGAGGCAGGAGCGGCCTATCCTCTTCCGGCGATTTCTGGCTTATCGGGTGAAAGCAAGGGTTTGGCGCCATCTACGccggagaggcagaaagagTCACGAGGGTCTCGCCGTTCTTCTGTGTCCGCgtgcgaagacgacgcgcgtaGATCTCGTGGTGACAGTTCTTCTTCTGAGCGGGTCCCCAGTCCTTTCTCGCAGCCTAGTGAGAAGGAGGGCAGCCCGAATTCTCTGTATGCACAGCGCCGCGTATCAGGCAGTCCTTTCACGAAGTACGAAGGACGTGCTAGTGAAAGAGTCGCAGGCACAGGAATCTCAAGTGTCTGTCGTCGAAGGCGAGACAGCAACACAGACAGCCACACAGAGAGCGCGCTCCTTCCCTCTTCGGCGGAAATAAGTCTGACCCGAAAACGAAGGCAAGACTTTGCAGAGGCGACTCAGATAGGCGAACTCTACAACACAAACGCCAAGCGCAAAGCTCTGTTGAGCAGCGCAAAGATGTCAGCCAGGTCGGAGGTCGGCGTAGCCGAGCCGAGGACATTGCTGACAACAGCCTGCTTTGCGGGGCATCCGCAGGGCCTCGATGAGCTGTCTGCTCTGTTTCAATGTGGCGTGCCTCAAAAGGTCATGGAGGGGATAGACGCCCGTGTTGGAACGAAATCCGCGTTCGTGAGCGAGGGTCGGCCTTCAGAAGGTGTCATTTCCTCTGGCGCGAAGCAGACTGAAATCTCACAGTTCCCGGTGAAAAATGCTGAAACCAACGTACGCCTGTGGCGTTTCCCGGCCGCTGCGGGTTTTGCTTCGAAGGATACGGCGGCAATGTGGGCTCAAGGCAACCGACGAGAGAGAGTTTCACCGTCTGGTCTCGAGACTCACATTCCAACAGAACGGGGCTTCACGGAGAGTGgcaagacgcagacggcgtcTGGGActggcgagaagcgcggacATCGCCCTACCGCGAAGAAAGAACGGTCAGAAGGCCGTGTGTATGCGTGCCCTTTGTGTCACGGATCGTTTAGCCGGAACTACAACCTGCACCACCACATGCGAGCGGTCCATGAGGGAGCAAAGCCTTTCGTGTGCCCTATATGCCAGAAAACGTTCAGCTACAAACGCGGCAACCTGGAACAGCATATTCAAGCAGTTCACCGAGGCCAAAAGCCGTTCCAGTGCAAAATCTGCAACAGGACGTTCAGCCAGAAAGGAAACTTGAGTCAACACATCCAGGCGGTCCATGCGGGGAATCGTCCATTTCAGTGTCCTCAGTGCGCGCGAGCCTTCAGCCGCAAAAGCCATCTTCATCGGCATGTCACATCTCTCAAGCACTTTGGTCCTGGGAGTCCTGTTGCAACGGAAGAGTCTTCCCAGGACACTGCTGCGGCCGTACATTTTGAgtcggccgctgcggctcgagTCGTCGACTCTGCTATCTGA
- a CDS encoding hypothetical protein (encoded by transcript BESB_056600), translating into MAQGPCSLSPQHWGPSSIRPTAAPSIEGDAGPGTPSSPGGPDDPELHYSPLSPSRSCSRSRSWLTFLVPTASVALSVPVLLVVGFAPFFCMILFIVGLHNVLLAMIMMHWLCMLFIPLMYIYLFEHSFEYYKHVWKIQRCRFRHQWPWGLGFCLLAVVGLFSGYLFMKAVGGSWFAEVVEGARRNSLSEGLDLPFPLLAIGAFYFFVVNPVVEEWFWRVFLYREFGGAVFVSAPNGVLYMRETDPLLLSWCVQARRDSGTGATAVAVPLSPLAQDNTHPVRAPSFTLSPSRLRSAFEEAKASGVPNISAAVTGVIAATDVAQEGNADQGAAEQGDEEGRLPSAGSRAGAEAQEGPRASRQDNSSVSRVAPGGLEEESGKWNEVRLSVSDSVSTQSPTLIGMRSADAPGKELSSAAVAAQAPVAFDLERQMDDCRGGSPRRGGSAGEHGNLRQTPDMTDEEDPEKCPSPSAPVMTHVAPGVLQVDVRLSAAGQVMLSFFYASYHAVVFSTMVGLAYGFVALPCVTALGLLLIFFRNSSRFGILTGVLTHVGVDAAVVVILANVLRYY; encoded by the coding sequence ATGGCACAGGGGCCGtgctcgctgtctcctcagCACTGGGGCCCGTCGTCGATCCGTCCGACCGCCGCCCCTTCcatcgagggcgacgccggtcCTGGAACCCCCTCGTCCCCGGGGGGGCCAGACGACCCAGAGCTGCACTACTcccctctgtcgccttctcgcagTTGCTCGCGCTCGCGATCGTGGCTTACTTTTCTAGTCCCTACTGCTTCAGTTGCCCTATCCGTGCCGGTACTCCTCGTCGTAGGCTtcgcgcccttcttctgTATGATTCTCTTCATCGTCGGTCTCCACAACGTCCTCCTGGCAATGATTATGATGCACTGGCTGTGCATGCTGTTCATCCCCTTGATGTACATCTACCTGTTTGAGCACTCGTTTGAGTACTACAAGCACGTCTGGAAGATCCAGAGATGCCGCTTTAGGCATCAGTGGCCGTGGGGCCTCggcttctgtctcctcgcggtcgTAGGGCTCTTCTCAGGGTACCTCTTTATGAAGGCTGTGGGTGGCTCCTGGTTTGCGGAGGTCGTGGAGGGCGCTCGCAGGAACTCTCTTTCTGAAGGCCTGGATCTCccctttcctctcctcgctaTCGGGGCCTTCTACTTCTTCGTCGTAAACCCCGTAGTGGAGGAGTGGTTTTGGCGAGTGTTCCTTTACCGGGAGTTCGGCGGGGCGGTCTTCGTTTCAGCTCCAAATGGAGTTCTCTACATGCGCGAGACAGaccctctccttctctcctggTGCGTTCAAGCGCGCCGGGACTCGGGCACCGGCGCCACAGCTGTTGCCGTCCCGCTGTCCCCTTTGGCTCAGGATAATACGCATCCCGTCCGTGCGCCGTCCTTCaccctctcgccctctcgtctccgctccgccttcgaagaggcgaaggcctctGGAGTCCCAAATATCTCTGCGGCCGTGACCGGCGTCATCGCCGCGACCGATGTGGCTCAGGAGGGGAACGCAGaccagggcgcggcggagcaggGGGACGAGGAGGGGAGACTCCCGTCGGCGGGGTCGCGCGCAGGGGCAGAAGCACAGGAAGGCCCTCGAGCCTCGCGCCAAGACAACTCTTCCGTGTCGCGTGTTGCCCCCGGTGGGCTCGAGGAAGAAAGTGGAAAGTGGAACGAGGTCAGGCTGTCGGTGAGCGATAGCGTCAGCACGCAGTCGCCCACGCTCATCGGCATGCGATCTGCAGACGCCCCCGGCAAAGAACTCTCCAGCgcagcggtcgccgcgcaAGCCCCCGTGGCGTTCGATCTGGAGCGGCAGATGGACGACTGCCGTGGTGGCAgtccgcggagaggaggcagcgcaggAGAGCACGGAAATCTGCGTCAGACCCCGGACATGACTGATGAAGAAGACCCCGAGAAGTGCCCGTCTCCATCCGCGCCAGTGATGACACACGTCGCGCCGGGCGTCCTGCAGGTCGACGTTCGCCTGTCAGCTGCAGGCCAGGTCATGCTTTCCTTTTTCTATGCTTCGTATCATGCGGTTGTCTTCAGCACCATGGTGGGGCTGGCTTACGGGTTCGTCGCGCTCCCTTGCGTCACCGCTCTCGGTCTTCTCCTCATTTTCTTCCGCAACAGCAGTCGATTCGGCATCCTCACTGGCGTCCTCACGCACGTCGGCGTCGACGCAGCAGTTGTCGTCATCCTCGCTAACGTCCTCCGGTACTACTaa